DNA from Prunus persica cultivar Lovell chromosome G6, Prunus_persica_NCBIv2, whole genome shotgun sequence:
GAGCATTGATAAATGCTCACAGTTTTgcttcacacacacacacacacacagagtgtttggttttgaattttagttTAATGATGTGTTGAAGAGAATAAAACAATGACCCTGAAATCTAAACGAGGTGCATGAAATAGTGGAAATAGAAAGAGGTATTGTTGCTGGAAGGCTCGTTCTTCCTATTTCTTCTTTCATGTAAACCTGGTGGCATTTTTGTAGGGCTTTTTGAAAAGGTTTCTAAGTTTACATGTCTGGTTGTAATCCTGGAAACTTTAAGATTCTTGGTTGTCAAGAAATCGTGTCTAGTTAATGGAGCAAACAAGGAAACAACTAATCAAATTTTACGCAAATTATCGAGGTCCACTACAAGAACTGTATTTTTATGTCCAGTGTCtaaattggttttctttcttttggtatCTTTCCTTATCTCTAGTTATCTTGGCACCAACCTTAATGCAAAATGCAGATAAATGAAGTGGACAAGCATATCAGATTTCATTTGCCTTTTATATTTTAGAtatcttttattcttttttcaacaCTAAGAAGTGGctttttattacttttccaagtgcaataaaatattatttgttaaTCTTAACTTTGCTGCCAATGTTCCaacctttttttgttgtattgtacTGTTGTCCAGTAAGTCAGATCTTGTGCCCACAACTTGAAAATATGTCTGCCAATATAATATCTGGCTCTTTTCATGGTGTATATTGTACCCCTAAGATGGTATTTTCACTTTAACAAGCTTAATTGACATGCTTTCCCTTTTTCAGCTGAAGACTGCTAGGGAAGCAGTGAACTTTGGTCTTACAGGAAGTGTTATTGGAGCAGTATCAACTGCTGGCGTTTCGTGGAAATATTCAAGGAGTTTGCATGGTAGACCGTTGCCTCTTCTTTTTTACTGTATTCGCTATTTCATTGATTGAGCTGCCTATCAATTGAATCTCTAATGATTTCACCAATTCTTCAGTTCctcttcatatttttattttttctttaaagtctaaattttttcttcaaacagACCTTTGAAGTTTTCTGCTTTGCCTGTATTAACATGACATCACTTGTGTAAAGTTTCTTGAGCAACAGTTCAAATTTGTGGATAAATGAAATATGCATATCTAATCCTTCACATCTAATTCCTGTACTAAATCCGTTTTTGCTGGCAAAAGATGCTTACTTAAGAAAATGCTAATGCTTATCCAGTTGGCTATGGTAGAATGGACCAACATGGATTTCTATCAGTGGCAAAAAAATATCAtgatatgaagaaaaaaaagtagttTCCAGTAGTGTCCCTGTAATTATAGCTGCTTCAAGTTGGTCCCTTATTATATTTCAAAGTTGtcttcttcattctctttCTGATATTTCTTCTGTCAACTTGGCCTGAATGTTCtggaaatataaatttttgaaaaacctTGCATATGCTTAgtctagtttttgtttttgtttttatttttcaactgtTTTCCTTTTCCGAAGGCCAGAGTTTATGTAGCCTGGAAAGGTCAAGTGTTTTCCTTAATTGTTGAAAGCAACTTAAAGGTTAGGTGTTCAAGCTTTGGTAGAGATAAAGGAACAGTATGTTATGGTATACTGCTAcatgcatctctctctctctctctctctctctctctctctctcatatggGAGCGATTCAGAAGCATGCTGGTCTTTATACTGATTTCTCAAACCACCCTCTTTTTCTGATCCTGATATTGAAAGTGTGGAAATGACTCGATGAAAAGACATTGCATTTCAATTTACTGCAACTTTGGTTCATGCAAGTACCAAATGAGCATAAGCTAATGTGTACACTATGGATTGTGAATATATTAGTAACATACCAATGTGGCTTGGTAGAAATCAGCTGTATTCCGATTATGGCAGATGACTTGTATAGCTCAGTGATGCACATGCCACCTTTCTGAGCATTTTAACTTAcaatttttaaatgtttcaataTTAACATCTGTGAATACATGACATCTTTATGGGCATTTTAACTTGCAATCTTTCTAGGGTTTTTAGATAGATTATAGAAGGTTATGTTATGGATCGGAGGAATTTCTAGGTTCTGAACCCTGTTCTATTTGACAGGTGCTGGACTATCCTTTCTAGCTggaggtgtttttggttgGACATTTGGACACGAAATTGCAAACCACTGGCTGCAACTTTACAGGTTGGACACATTGGCTGCACAAACTAAGTTCCTGGAGTGGTGGGAAGACAAGAATGAGAGACGGTCTTAAACTTGGGTTGCTCTTGGAAGCAATATAATAACCGATGCTCCAGTTCTACAATAAGAATCAAACACAGTTGTGTTGAAAAATGTAATGATAAAAGATTGTACTTTACCTTTATGCTAGATTGTTTTAATTTGGGCTTTAGGAATTATCTGCTACCTTCTCAGAATCAATCTGATGAAATTGCAATGTTGTGATCTTTTTAGAGCTGCTATTTCGTTTAACAGTTCGAACTTTGTGAATTGTGATGAATTTTTATGGGGGCTGAAAATAATGCTGCATTTGGTGATGATTTAGATGTTATGGGTGACGTTAACCTGGAGCCCTATTTTCATTAAAGTTTGAATGATTAGGAGTTGGAGATAGTAGTCATACCCTTAAAATGTCCATTAGAGAGATGATACCAAAAATGGTTTGTCGAGATCATGCACAAAATGGTCCGTCGAGATGATACAAATGGTCACTTTTAGGAAACTAAACTCTATGCCTAATcccctttcaataggaaaggtcctcaaacaaaaactctaTGCCTAATCTCAAAGCGAAGTGCTGAAAATggaataaaaatacattaattGTCATTTATCTAATTCTGACCAAGCATTTGGCGTTGATTCTGGTAGGTTTAACTATGATTTAGGGGGATTAGGGTTTGAAGGGTCTTGAAAATAAGGATTCAGGGCTTTAGACCTAAATTCTAGACCCCAAAGTCTAAACCTCAATATGTAAATtagaattcaaatataaattcaatATGGTTGTAATTTCAGTGAGCTTCATTTTAGTGAGTTACAGTTTCTTGCATGGTGTGGGTTTATGGGAATAtatgtttacaccataatcaacCAAGCATATCCAGCATCAAAATGACTAGCACCAAGGTAGACACACCTTCTTccctgccgaaggaagacactcTTCCGAGGTGCCAGCGATCTACCGAAGCTCCCGACTGATGAAGTTCTCGACTGTCGAACCTAATCTCCAAGGACACATGTCACCACCACAgcgacttgcacaaagtcccataTCAAAACTTTGTGCAAGGCTCCCAttttcacttccctataaatagggaagaGTACTCAAGTAAAAAGGGTAACTACTTTCTCACATTTTATTGTTACTCTGCTAAAGTTACCACCTATAGctgacttaagcatcggagagcctttgGCAGGCActacaccggtgtccgaagcttgaTGACTGCTTCTCCcactttgtcttctgcaggttcCTCTCCTTCCGAAGGTCCTAATCTTCTCCCCTGCTGAAGACACTCCACTTCTCTCTAAGTTGACCTCCCAAAAAGAGCATTAACAGTTTGGCGCCGCATTTGGGAAACGACTTCTAAATCCCATTTCCCTCTACTAGCCTCGTTGGCTCCTTCTCCCATCAGGCccctttgcttcttcttcacccCACACTCTGCTATGTCGACCGAGGATAGCCACGATACCCAACACCATACCCCCCACGGGGGTACCTCCAGACAGAAACCTTCGGCAGATGTCAATCTCTAGGTGGAAGTGAAGCGCCTCTGTACTAGTATTGCCAAGATGTCGGAGAAATACGAACATCTTCATACCAGGAATATCGAGCTAGAGCATGACTACTACGCCCTGAAGAGTAACTAGGAGAAAACTCATTCCCAGGGCGCTCAGTAAGACCTTACCTAGGATGTTGAGCGCACCTAGCCGAACCAACCGGTGAACTCCCGCCACAGTGCTCCGGCCCAGTCTAGGCTCGCCAAGGGCAAGGGTCACCTTCATCTGGAGTCGACCAAGTCGCGGCTCCTTTGCATTTCCCCACCGAAGGACTGGCCCCATGAACCAACCAAGATCTACAAGGATTGTAGGGACCGCCTCTCAGACAGCCAGCCAGAGCCGATCCCTATCCCTGTTAACCTCAAAGACCCATGGGTAGCACACCTGGGGCCCCTACCAAAGCCTACTCACCTACTTGCGGAAGAGGGTGTAGGGGACTCGGATGGCTGGGAATCTTATCATCCAGAAGACTGTGAGTCCTACCATACCGAAGTGTGGGAACCTTACCCAGCCCCTGCCCCACCCACACCCCAGGCCTTCAGCACCCGGCCCTCTCCCTCATGTCGACTCAACCATGAAGCTTCTCTTTGAGAAGGTCCGGTCTCTAGAGAACGAGCAGCACCGCAGTCACCAGCCCCTCTGGGCGAAGCCACGCCCTGGCCCTTTATCAAACGTATCCTCAACTACCACCAGGAGAAGGACATTCAGCCGCTTCATACTGCCTTCTACATTGGCACGGAGGATCCTCTCACCCATATCCACTCCTTCCAATCTGCCCTCGGGTGCAAGGGCCTCACTGACAAAGGCATGTGCCTCATCTTCCCTTCCATCCTCAGTGGCGCAGCTCTGAATTAGTTCTACTGGCTGAACCCCCGCACCCACACTTCCCTCGAACCTGGTCTACATCTCCAGCAATGGCACCTTCGACCTAACCTAGCCCTTGTGGACCCTATATGTGGACGGCTCCTCTAATGCCTATGGATGTGGGGCCGGCCTCGTTCTTATCTCCCCAAATAAGGTCGTCCTTGAGTACGCCATTCGCTTCAAATTCCACGCCTCCAAAAATGTCGCTGAGTATGAAGCACTCTTAGCTGGCCTTAGGCTAGCTAAGGAGATGGGCGCTAAACAAATACAGATATTCAACGACTCTCAGCTCGTTATTCATCAGGTCAACCAGGACTTTACTACCAAGGACA
Protein-coding regions in this window:
- the LOC18774155 gene encoding succinate dehydrogenase subunit 6, mitochondrial; the protein is MADSSSPQSFFKKHWDGYKDFWCERFSFLSNYSKFVKRDKPLPPWSESDVEAFIAFDPVHGPALKTAREAVNFGLTGSVIGAVSTAGVSWKYSRSLHGAGLSFLAGGVFGWTFGHEIANHWLQLYRLDTLAAQTKFLEWWEDKNERRS